One region of Jatrophihabitans cynanchi genomic DNA includes:
- a CDS encoding DNA polymerase domain-containing protein — protein MATSETRDGVALTNLDEQLFEGAGATKRDLVDYLDALHPQVIVALRDRPLSVIRALRGQKPFMQKNVPKYTPDWVATTPVWSAASKREITYALCNDRRTLLWFANQRAVEFHPTLFRVPDTDVPTHLVLDLDPPEGGDFRSVIAVADLVRQALADVGLAGAVKTSGSKGVHVFVPVTEADTEQVALATRALAVRAEALDPTLATTAFIKDDREGKVFLDSTRVGGASVAAVYSPRLRPGTPVSFPVAWSALADVTPADFTVRTVPTLIGDADPWTALLPAPQPVPAELVEQGRTIPAARAQALHERLRRNHRGEGVDVAGSQS, from the coding sequence GTGGCTACGAGTGAAACCCGTGACGGCGTCGCGCTCACCAACTTGGACGAGCAACTGTTCGAGGGCGCCGGAGCCACCAAGCGCGACCTCGTCGATTACCTCGACGCGCTCCACCCGCAGGTCATTGTTGCCCTCCGCGACCGGCCGTTGTCGGTCATCCGCGCGCTGCGCGGTCAGAAGCCGTTCATGCAGAAGAACGTGCCGAAGTACACGCCGGACTGGGTTGCCACCACGCCGGTATGGTCGGCAGCCTCGAAGCGGGAGATCACCTACGCGCTGTGCAACGACCGGCGGACCCTGTTGTGGTTCGCCAATCAGCGTGCCGTCGAGTTCCATCCGACCCTGTTCCGGGTTCCGGACACCGACGTCCCCACCCACCTCGTCCTCGACCTCGACCCGCCCGAGGGCGGTGACTTTCGCTCGGTGATCGCCGTGGCCGACCTGGTCCGCCAGGCGCTGGCCGACGTCGGCCTGGCCGGCGCGGTGAAGACCAGCGGGTCCAAGGGCGTGCACGTATTCGTCCCGGTGACCGAGGCGGACACCGAGCAGGTCGCCCTGGCCACGCGCGCGCTGGCGGTCCGGGCCGAGGCACTCGACCCGACCCTCGCCACGACCGCCTTCATCAAGGACGATCGCGAGGGGAAGGTCTTCCTCGACTCCACCCGCGTCGGCGGCGCCAGCGTCGCCGCCGTGTACAGCCCGCGGCTGCGGCCGGGCACGCCGGTGTCCTTTCCCGTCGCATGGTCAGCTCTCGCCGACGTGACCCCGGCCGACTTCACCGTGCGCACGGTGCCCACCCTGATCGGTGACGCGGACCCGTGGACGGCGCTGTTGCCCGCACCCCAACCGGTGCCCGCCGAGCTCGTCGAGCAAGGCCGCACCATCCCCGCCGCCCGCGCGCAAGCGCTGCACGAACGGCTGCGGCGAAACCACCGCGGAGAAGGCGTCGACGTGGCTGGATCGCAGTCATGA
- a CDS encoding ArsR/SmtB family transcription factor gives MPKFHAELDAVLRALADPTRRAVVERLVKSPAVVSELAAPFAMALPSLMQHLRVLEDAGIVTSEKHGRVRTVSLKPGGLDVLQLWLGEQRTSAERQADRLGIHLVRTTPKED, from the coding sequence GTGCCTAAGTTTCATGCCGAGCTCGATGCCGTGTTGCGCGCGCTCGCCGATCCGACGCGCCGCGCCGTCGTGGAGCGATTGGTGAAGTCGCCGGCAGTCGTGTCCGAACTCGCGGCACCGTTCGCAATGGCACTGCCGTCGCTCATGCAGCACCTGCGCGTTCTCGAGGACGCTGGGATCGTCACGTCGGAGAAGCACGGGCGCGTTCGCACGGTGAGCCTGAAACCCGGCGGGCTCGACGTGCTGCAGCTCTGGCTCGGCGAGCAACGCACGTCCGCAGAACGCCAAGCCGACCGGCTCGGCATCCACCTGGTCCGCACCACACCGAAGGAAGACTGA
- a CDS encoding dihydrofolate reductase family protein, producing MTRVRLDLFLSLDGYAATAEPTPDSPMGKDWERLTAAYAATRTFRELVFGDTSGAGTTGIDDRYARASFEGIGSEIMGAAMFGLHSFPDDPDWKGWWGDRPPFHTPVYVLTHTAPRPSIPMEGGTTFHFRNAASKEVLAEAGEAAGGNDVRVGGGIGTARDFLLAGLVDQLHVMIAPIILGRGTRLWDDLDGLELTHTVTSEVAESGTIHVNFTR from the coding sequence ATGACCCGCGTTCGACTCGATCTGTTCCTCTCGCTCGATGGCTATGCCGCGACCGCAGAACCGACTCCCGACAGTCCGATGGGCAAGGACTGGGAGCGGCTGACGGCCGCCTATGCCGCCACCCGCACGTTCCGCGAGCTCGTCTTCGGCGACACCAGTGGCGCCGGCACGACCGGCATCGACGACCGGTACGCCCGGGCGTCCTTCGAGGGCATCGGCTCGGAAATCATGGGTGCGGCGATGTTCGGCCTGCACTCGTTCCCCGACGATCCGGACTGGAAGGGCTGGTGGGGCGACCGGCCGCCGTTCCACACCCCGGTCTACGTGCTCACCCACACCGCGCCCCGCCCGTCGATCCCGATGGAGGGGGGAACGACGTTCCACTTCCGCAACGCCGCCAGCAAAGAGGTGCTCGCCGAGGCGGGCGAGGCCGCCGGCGGCAACGACGTCCGCGTCGGTGGCGGGATCGGCACCGCGCGTGACTTCCTGCTCGCCGGGCTGGTCGATCAGTTGCACGTGATGATCGCCCCGATCATCCTGGGCAGGGGAACCCGGCTGTGGGACGACCTGGACGGCCTCGAGCTGACCCACACAGTGACGTCCGAGGTGGCCGAAAGCGGCACCATCCACGTCAACTTCACGCGGTAG
- a CDS encoding SRPBCC domain-containing protein: MTITRRLARAGFTLTRDYPVTVERVWDAFAEGEQKLQWFGDGDSFERDEWAFDFRVGGRDIAEATFHNGPVSRFEATYTDIVEHVRIVNTYDMWLDGVHMSTSVASFEFEPIDQGTRLTHIEHGVFFDQFWADGPNREAGSRGILETLGKYLA; this comes from the coding sequence ATGACCATCACACGCCGGCTCGCTCGCGCCGGATTCACCCTGACCCGCGACTACCCCGTTACCGTCGAGCGCGTCTGGGACGCGTTCGCCGAGGGAGAGCAGAAGCTGCAATGGTTCGGCGACGGCGACTCCTTCGAACGCGATGAGTGGGCGTTCGACTTCCGGGTCGGAGGACGCGACATAGCCGAGGCGACTTTCCACAACGGGCCGGTGTCGCGGTTCGAGGCCACCTACACCGACATCGTCGAGCACGTGCGCATCGTCAACACCTACGACATGTGGCTCGACGGCGTGCACATGTCGACATCGGTGGCGTCGTTCGAGTTCGAGCCGATCGACCAGGGCACCCGCCTCACGCACATCGAGCACGGTGTCTTCTTCGACCAGTTCTGGGCCGACGGTCCGAACCGGGAGGCCGGCAGTCGGGGCATCCTCGAGACGCTGGGCAAGTATCTCGCGTAG
- a CDS encoding bifunctional NAD(P)/FAD-dependent oxidoreductase/class I SAM-dependent methyltransferase, giving the protein MSDRHDRPVRRHCDVCVIGGSAAGLAAALQLGRQRRSVIVVDAGEPRNAPAALMHSFLGRDGTAPGELIDAGREEVRSYGGEVLTGRASDVRRLDDGRFEVRLEGGHAVIARRVLAATGLVDELPRIVGLAEHWGRDVIHCPFCHGYEVRDRRIVLLAVHAGGLHPAALFRQLTHRFTVVVQPDAGVDDADVAALRASDVDVVEGTVRRVVEDAAGHVAGVELADGTVIDADVIAIGPRFTARVDAFASLGLRPVAHPSGAGDRIETDAAGQTSVQGVYAAGNVADPANQVLQAAAEGSRIGSMIGFSLAEEDMRVAARPSANALDWDDRYRDEPLWSGNPNGSLVNEINGLCPGTALDVGAGEGGDAIWLAAQGWTVTASDVSQRALDRVAVGARQREVSVECLLANANDWQPYGGRAFGLVSAQYASIPRTPDGSGVHNLLAAVAPGGTLLVVSHDIEPMRQTVDPAHGRPFDPDAYVRVEDVAEVLRSSSGWTVDVYEKRERPPGAATTAHHVEDVVLRATRR; this is encoded by the coding sequence ATGAGTGATCGACACGATCGGCCCGTCCGGCGGCACTGCGACGTGTGCGTTATCGGCGGCTCGGCAGCAGGCCTTGCCGCGGCCCTGCAGCTGGGCCGCCAGCGCCGCTCGGTCATCGTCGTCGACGCGGGTGAGCCGAGGAACGCGCCGGCCGCCCTCATGCACAGCTTCCTCGGCCGGGACGGCACCGCACCCGGCGAACTGATCGACGCAGGGCGCGAAGAAGTGCGCAGCTACGGCGGCGAAGTGCTGACCGGACGAGCGAGCGATGTGCGCCGCCTCGACGACGGACGGTTCGAGGTCCGACTCGAGGGCGGTCACGCGGTGATCGCCCGGCGTGTGCTCGCTGCCACCGGTCTCGTCGACGAGCTCCCTCGCATCGTGGGACTCGCCGAGCACTGGGGACGCGACGTCATCCACTGCCCGTTCTGTCACGGCTACGAGGTGCGCGATCGGCGGATCGTGCTGCTCGCAGTGCACGCCGGTGGGCTGCACCCGGCAGCACTGTTTCGCCAGCTCACCCACCGGTTCACCGTGGTCGTGCAACCCGACGCGGGCGTCGACGACGCCGACGTCGCTGCGCTGCGCGCGAGCGATGTCGATGTCGTCGAGGGAACGGTGCGACGCGTCGTCGAGGATGCAGCAGGTCACGTCGCCGGCGTCGAGCTCGCCGACGGCACCGTCATCGACGCGGACGTGATCGCGATCGGCCCGCGGTTCACCGCGCGTGTTGATGCCTTCGCATCACTCGGCCTGCGGCCGGTCGCACATCCGAGCGGAGCGGGCGACCGCATCGAGACGGACGCGGCGGGGCAGACCTCCGTGCAGGGTGTGTACGCGGCGGGCAACGTTGCCGACCCCGCCAATCAGGTGCTGCAGGCCGCTGCTGAGGGAAGCCGGATCGGCTCGATGATCGGCTTCAGCCTCGCCGAAGAGGACATGCGTGTGGCGGCTCGGCCGTCGGCGAACGCGCTGGACTGGGACGACCGCTACCGCGATGAGCCGCTCTGGAGTGGCAACCCGAACGGCTCGCTGGTGAATGAGATCAACGGACTATGTCCGGGCACCGCGCTGGACGTCGGCGCTGGGGAAGGCGGGGACGCGATCTGGCTGGCTGCACAGGGCTGGACCGTGACCGCGAGCGACGTCTCGCAGCGTGCCTTGGATCGAGTGGCAGTGGGCGCACGGCAGCGCGAGGTGAGCGTCGAGTGTCTGCTCGCGAACGCGAACGACTGGCAGCCCTACGGCGGGCGCGCGTTCGGCCTGGTGTCGGCGCAGTACGCATCGATCCCACGCACACCGGACGGCAGCGGCGTGCACAACCTGCTCGCGGCGGTGGCGCCCGGCGGCACGCTGCTCGTCGTCAGCCACGACATCGAGCCGATGCGCCAAACGGTGGATCCGGCGCACGGCCGCCCCTTCGATCCCGATGCCTACGTGCGCGTCGAGGACGTCGCCGAGGTCCTGCGCTCTTCATCAGGATGGACCGTCGACGTCTACGAGAAGCGCGAACGTCCACCGGGCGCCGCCACGACCGCGCACCACGTGGAGGACGTCGTACTGCGCGCGACCCGACGCTGA
- a CDS encoding helix-turn-helix domain-containing protein has product MSSKSATDDVEQVVRTRLRSLRTTLGLSLEELSKRTNVSASTISRIETGHRTISLDVLVPLARALQVDLDALLDVSGDDDVVIRPSPSRSGKRTTWMLSRPTGSTIAVKTRLEPRRQTDELRVHPGHDWFFVLSGRVRLRLGDRDIIVETGEAAEFNTMTPHAVSPEGAPAEIIQIFNRDGLHAHVHRQPG; this is encoded by the coding sequence ATGTCGAGCAAGAGCGCAACGGACGATGTCGAGCAGGTCGTCCGAACCCGGCTGCGCAGTCTGCGCACGACGCTCGGCCTGTCCCTCGAGGAGTTGTCCAAGCGCACCAACGTCAGCGCGTCCACGATCAGTCGCATCGAAACGGGACATCGCACCATCAGCCTCGACGTGCTCGTCCCGCTGGCCAGGGCGCTGCAGGTCGACCTGGATGCCCTGCTCGACGTCAGCGGCGACGACGATGTCGTCATCCGCCCGAGTCCGAGCCGAAGCGGCAAACGCACCACGTGGATGCTGAGTCGGCCGACCGGTAGCACGATCGCGGTCAAGACGCGGCTCGAGCCCAGACGGCAGACCGATGAGCTACGCGTGCATCCGGGTCACGACTGGTTCTTCGTGCTGTCCGGGCGGGTCCGGCTGCGGCTCGGCGACCGCGACATCATCGTCGAGACGGGTGAGGCCGCCGAGTTCAACACGATGACCCCGCACGCCGTGTCACCCGAAGGCGCACCTGCCGAGATCATCCAGATCTTCAACCGCGACGGCTTGCACGCCCACGTCCACAGGCAACCCGGCTAG